A window of Blastomonas sp. SL216 contains these coding sequences:
- a CDS encoding flagellar basal body rod protein FlgF: MDKMIHINLKAMQGIMNRQTAIANNMANADTTGFRAEVVNARALYVQGNGLASRASTSEAVTGADMHAGTVENTGGALDVALNGDALLGVQAADGAEAYTRRGDLMVNQSGLLTTGDGFPVLGQGGPITLPPADKISIAANGAISIVPAGGDPAQQIEVGRLKLVSPQGSEIKKGLDGLFRVPGDGALPEDPDATVTTGALEGSNVNMTQALVDMIEASRAWETQVKMLTTAQEMDDGGASIMRMPS, from the coding sequence ATGGACAAGATGATCCACATCAACCTGAAAGCCATGCAGGGCATCATGAACCGCCAGACGGCGATCGCCAACAATATGGCGAATGCCGACACGACCGGGTTCAGGGCAGAGGTCGTCAACGCCCGCGCGCTCTATGTGCAGGGCAATGGCCTGGCCAGCCGCGCCTCGACCAGCGAGGCGGTGACCGGCGCGGACATGCATGCCGGCACGGTCGAGAATACCGGCGGCGCGCTCGATGTCGCGCTCAATGGCGATGCGCTGCTGGGCGTGCAGGCCGCCGATGGCGCAGAGGCCTATACCCGGCGCGGCGACCTGATGGTCAATCAAAGCGGGCTGCTGACCACTGGCGACGGGTTCCCCGTGCTTGGCCAGGGCGGCCCGATCACGCTGCCGCCCGCCGACAAGATCAGCATCGCTGCCAATGGCGCGATCTCGATCGTCCCGGCAGGCGGCGACCCCGCCCAGCAGATCGAGGTCGGCCGGCTCAAGCTGGTCAGCCCCCAGGGCAGCGAGATCAAGAAGGGCCTCGATGGCCTGTTCCGCGTGCCGGGCGACGGCGCGCTGCCCGAAGACCCCGATGCCACGGTCACCACCGGGGCGCTCGAGGGATCGAATGTGAACATGACCCAGGCGCTGGTCGACATGATCGAAGCCAGCCGCGCCTGGGAAACCCAGGTCAAGATGCTGACCACGGCGCAGGAAATGGACGATGGCGGCGCATCCATCATGCGGATGCCCAGCTAA
- a CDS encoding flagellar hook-basal body complex protein: MSFITSLSGLKAAQTDLATVSNNIANSSSTGFKKSKATFGDLFASAPTQSTKSVAGQGVRLTGIVQQFTQGSLNSTDRTLDLAIAGDGFFIVEGSSPRQAQSFTRNGSFFVNVNREVVDNIGNRVQMLPVDAAGRVTSTNQADLFDFVLPQSDPADPNAVLSNITISDEGVVSATFSNGSQTRIGAVAMASFAAAEGLRPIGDAHWQSTGVSGTPLINQAGNGPLGTVRSGTLEAANIDLTEELVSLIAAQRNFQANAQALETANTLTQTIVNLQT; the protein is encoded by the coding sequence ATGTCCTTCATCACCTCGCTCAGCGGCCTCAAGGCAGCGCAGACGGATCTGGCCACCGTCTCGAACAACATCGCCAACTCGAGCTCGACCGGCTTCAAGAAGTCCAAGGCCACGTTCGGTGACCTGTTCGCTTCTGCGCCGACGCAGAGCACCAAGTCGGTCGCGGGCCAGGGTGTGCGTCTGACCGGGATCGTGCAGCAGTTCACGCAAGGCTCGCTCAACTCGACCGACCGCACGCTGGACCTTGCGATCGCAGGCGACGGCTTCTTCATCGTCGAAGGCTCCTCGCCCCGCCAGGCACAGAGCTTCACCCGCAACGGATCGTTCTTCGTCAACGTCAACCGCGAGGTTGTCGACAATATCGGCAACCGCGTGCAGATGCTGCCGGTGGACGCCGCGGGCCGCGTGACCTCGACCAACCAGGCCGACCTGTTCGATTTCGTCCTGCCGCAGAGCGATCCTGCCGATCCGAACGCGGTGCTGTCGAACATCACGATCAGCGACGAAGGCGTGGTCAGCGCCACCTTCTCCAACGGCAGCCAGACCCGCATCGGCGCGGTCGCGATGGCCAGCTTTGCCGCTGCCGAAGGCCTTCGCCCGATCGGCGATGCGCACTGGCAGTCGACCGGCGTATCGGGCACCCCGCTGATCAACCAGGCCGGCAACGGCCCGCTCGGAACGGTGCGTTCGGGAACGCTGGAAGCGGCGAATATCGACCTGACCGAAGAGCTCGTCTCGCTGATCGCAGCGCAGCGCAACTTCCAGGCAAATGCCCAGGCGCTCGAAACCGCGAACACGCTGACCCAGACGATCGTCAACCTGCAGACCTGA
- a CDS encoding flagellar hook capping protein, whose protein sequence is MTTITNDFVSSLQKKTDSIPSNNSKESLDQTAFLELMTAQLKFQDPFNPVENKDMVAQMAQFSQVAGISEMNASLKAIAGSFGTSRLAEAANFIGRSVLQDGDTAYSDAQGRYAGEFTLTNPASNVSLEWLDSAGNVVHTQDMGNVPAGKVPFQLLSEDDNGNPVNIGPLKVRIKGAAATTVSTWLPVTAVESSSTGADAMLVTPAGSISASSARRIA, encoded by the coding sequence ATGACGACGATCACCAATGATTTCGTGTCGAGCCTGCAGAAGAAGACCGACAGCATTCCGAGCAACAACAGCAAGGAATCGCTCGATCAGACCGCGTTTCTGGAGCTGATGACCGCGCAGCTGAAGTTCCAGGACCCGTTCAATCCGGTCGAGAACAAGGACATGGTCGCCCAGATGGCGCAGTTCAGTCAGGTTGCGGGCATTTCGGAAATGAATGCCTCGCTCAAGGCGATCGCAGGGTCCTTCGGCACCTCGCGCCTTGCCGAAGCCGCCAATTTCATCGGCCGTTCGGTGCTGCAGGATGGCGATACTGCCTATTCCGACGCACAGGGCCGCTATGCCGGAGAATTCACGCTGACCAATCCGGCGAGCAACGTCTCGCTCGAATGGCTCGATAGCGCGGGCAATGTCGTCCACACCCAGGACATGGGCAATGTCCCGGCGGGCAAGGTGCCGTTCCAGCTGCTCAGCGAGGACGACAACGGCAACCCTGTCAATATCGGCCCGCTCAAGGTGCGCATCAAGGGTGCCGCCGCGACCACCGTTTCGACCTGGCTGCCGGTGACAGCGGTCGAATCCAGCAGCACCGGCGCCGACGCCATGCTGGTGACCCCCGCCGGCTCGATTTCCGCCAGCAGCGCCAGACGCATCGCCTGA
- the flgC gene encoding flagellar basal body rod protein FlgC: MPGPMSVFDISGRAMSAQLSRLNTTASNLANARTTYASEKEAYRAIKPVFKTIEERPGVATVQVEKVIQSDIKPVKRHDPTNPLADDEGYVWDAGVDETAELIDMLETARQYQNNVQVMQTAKSLILDTVRMGK, from the coding sequence ATGCCCGGTCCCATGAGCGTCTTCGACATTTCGGGCCGCGCCATGTCGGCCCAGCTGTCGCGTCTGAACACCACCGCATCGAACCTGGCCAACGCGCGCACCACCTATGCGAGCGAAAAAGAGGCCTATCGCGCGATCAAGCCGGTGTTCAAGACCATCGAGGAACGCCCCGGCGTCGCCACCGTGCAGGTGGAAAAGGTCATCCAGTCGGACATCAAGCCGGTCAAGCGGCACGACCCGACCAATCCGCTCGCCGATGACGAAGGCTATGTCTGGGATGCCGGGGTCGATGAGACCGCCGAGCTGATCGATATGCTGGAGACCGCCCGGCAATATCAGAACAACGTGCAGGTGATGCAGACCGCCAAGTCGCTGATCCTCGATACCGTGAGGATGGGCAAATGA
- the flgB gene encoding flagellar basal body rod protein FlgB: MGADRLFGMHGTALQLRSQRLSMLASNIANAGTPGYKARDLDFDKAMQRVQGGDTLDAALGENAGYRVPLQPSMDGNTVELSTEQTLFAENAIGYSTTLSFLEGRVATLTRAIKGE, encoded by the coding sequence ATGGGGGCAGACAGGCTTTTCGGAATGCACGGCACGGCGCTGCAGCTGCGATCGCAGCGGCTGTCGATGCTGGCATCGAACATCGCCAATGCCGGAACACCCGGATACAAGGCGCGCGACCTGGACTTCGACAAGGCCATGCAGCGCGTGCAGGGCGGCGACACGCTGGACGCTGCGCTGGGCGAGAATGCCGGGTACCGCGTGCCGCTGCAGCCGTCGATGGATGGCAACACGGTCGAGCTTTCGACCGAGCAGACGCTGTTTGCCGAAAACGCCATCGGCTATTCGACCACGCTTTCCTTCCTCGAGGGCCGCGTCGCGACGCTGACCCGCGCGATCAAGGGAGAATAA
- a CDS encoding MotA/TolQ/ExbB proton channel family protein — protein sequence MSIAAFIDPVALVGVVGSSFAVAWAQNGTAAALSGLSALRRELWMKVQEQADEAHRAVLRIEHVVDSRGISCADRVKSGGSFVSAAADAMANHRSLDGFQAAMIRLAAQRRARLTATVRFWENVADCAPAMGMLGTVVGLIMLFGNVSDAASIGRAMAVALLTTLYGLVLANVIAGPIAQRLARIAGEQVGWEEDAARRLVDIGRREYADIAAAAQHSHDQAPAPGHPHPRHPVEHI from the coding sequence ATGTCGATTGCCGCTTTTATCGATCCTGTCGCGCTAGTGGGTGTGGTCGGCAGCAGCTTTGCCGTCGCCTGGGCGCAGAACGGTACCGCTGCAGCGCTTAGCGGGCTGAGCGCGCTGCGCCGCGAGCTGTGGATGAAGGTGCAGGAACAGGCCGATGAGGCGCACCGTGCGGTGCTGCGCATCGAGCATGTCGTCGACAGCCGCGGCATCAGCTGCGCCGACCGGGTGAAGTCGGGCGGCAGCTTCGTCTCCGCCGCCGCCGATGCCATGGCCAACCACCGCTCGCTCGACGGTTTTCAGGCCGCGATGATCCGGCTGGCAGCGCAGCGCCGCGCGCGGTTGACCGCGACGGTCCGCTTCTGGGAAAATGTCGCCGATTGCGCGCCTGCGATGGGCATGCTGGGCACCGTGGTCGGCCTGATCATGCTGTTCGGCAATGTCAGCGATGCCGCCTCGATCGGCCGGGCGATGGCGGTCGCGCTGCTGACCACCTTATATGGGCTGGTGCTCGCCAATGTGATTGCCGGGCCGATTGCCCAGCGCCTGGCCCGTATCGCGGGCGAGCAGGTCGGCTGGGAAGAAGACGCCGCGCGGCGTCTGGTCGATATCGGTCGCCGCGAATATGCGGACATCGCCGCTGCTGCCCAGCACAGCCATGACCAGGCCCCCGCGCCCGGTCATCCGCACCCGCGCCATCCGGTGGAGCATATATGA
- a CDS encoding flagellar protein: protein MPVRKALLAIAIATPLLAQAVPAQAQAIQDLNEIDVLVAATMGAGIGEPGGARAPVDRRLKLKACPVALEVTGPDLGAAAVRCPTLGWRIRVPLDLAAEREQAATARSPQGRAVAGQGVEGVKRGEPILLTVDRPMFSLSRVMIADKDGRVGEVIPVRDDPKGKPIFVRIVEPGRATILSN, encoded by the coding sequence ATGCCCGTACGCAAAGCCCTATTGGCGATCGCCATTGCCACGCCGCTGCTGGCGCAGGCCGTGCCCGCCCAGGCGCAGGCCATTCAGGACCTCAATGAAATCGACGTCCTGGTCGCCGCGACCATGGGCGCAGGCATTGGCGAACCCGGCGGCGCGCGTGCGCCCGTCGATCGCCGGCTCAAGCTCAAGGCCTGCCCGGTCGCGCTCGAAGTCACCGGTCCCGATCTTGGCGCTGCTGCAGTCCGCTGCCCGACGCTGGGCTGGCGCATCCGCGTGCCGCTCGATCTGGCCGCCGAGCGCGAACAGGCCGCAACCGCGCGCAGCCCCCAGGGTCGCGCCGTAGCCGGTCAGGGCGTGGAAGGCGTCAAGCGGGGCGAACCGATCCTGCTCACCGTCGACCGGCCGATGTTCTCGCTGTCGCGGGTGATGATCGCCGACAAGGACGGCCGCGTGGGCGAGGTTATCCCGGTGCGCGACGACCCCAAGGGCAAGCCCATTTTCGTGCGGATCGTCGAGCCGGGCCGCGCCACCATATTGAGTAACTGA
- the flgM gene encoding flagellar biosynthesis anti-sigma factor FlgM gives MSRISAYGSPTVGATRKGGSTEKTVGASAAATATDNTLRNAASVSSFLQTASASAPIDEGRVAAIRDALANGSYVIDAEKLAAKMMELDLGVVAN, from the coding sequence ATGTCCCGCATTTCAGCCTATGGCAGCCCGACCGTCGGTGCGACCCGTAAGGGCGGCAGCACCGAGAAGACCGTTGGCGCAAGCGCGGCCGCGACGGCGACTGACAACACCCTGCGCAACGCCGCATCGGTGAGCAGCTTCCTGCAGACCGCATCGGCCTCTGCGCCGATCGACGAGGGCCGTGTGGCGGCGATCCGCGATGCGCTCGCCAATGGCAGCTATGTCATTGATGCGGAAAAGCTTGCCGCCAAGATGATGGAACTCGACCTCGGCGTCGTGGCCAACTGA
- a CDS encoding lytic transglycosylase domain-containing protein has translation MSSYLGSVGNSGDRVTRAIAASARRTGVDFDYLLGQARIESGLNPDAKAGTSSATGLYQFIDQSWLGVIEKHGTKHGLDWAANAIQRDGRGRYRVADAETRQSILALRKNPEIASLMAGEFAADNRDYLESSLGRSAAPVDLYLAHFLGPEGARQFLAAHDANPDAAAAPMFARAAGANRSIFYDRSGAPRSFAEIRGRFADKLGGAAAGGSRLPRDGNDLPQVQPADYVRLASARAARPEMTANLSGNDNARLAYMLLAAMGA, from the coding sequence TTGTCCTCGTATCTTGGCAGTGTCGGCAACAGTGGAGATCGCGTCACCCGCGCGATTGCCGCGTCTGCGCGCCGCACCGGCGTGGATTTCGACTATCTGCTCGGCCAGGCGCGGATCGAAAGCGGTCTGAACCCCGATGCCAAGGCGGGCACATCGTCTGCCACCGGCCTGTACCAGTTCATCGACCAGAGCTGGCTCGGCGTGATCGAAAAGCACGGGACCAAGCACGGGCTGGACTGGGCCGCCAACGCCATCCAGCGCGATGGTCGCGGGCGCTATCGCGTGGCCGATGCCGAAACCCGCCAGTCGATCCTCGCCTTGCGCAAAAACCCCGAAATTGCGTCGCTGATGGCGGGCGAATTCGCTGCCGACAACCGCGACTATCTGGAATCCTCGTTGGGCCGCAGCGCCGCTCCGGTGGACCTCTACCTCGCGCATTTCCTGGGCCCTGAAGGCGCCCGCCAGTTCCTGGCTGCGCACGATGCCAATCCCGATGCCGCTGCCGCGCCGATGTTCGCGCGCGCCGCCGGGGCCAACCGGTCGATCTTCTACGATCGGTCGGGCGCGCCGCGCAGCTTTGCCGAAATCCGCGGCCGCTTTGCCGACAAGCTCGGCGGGGCGGCAGCCGGCGGCAGCCGCTTGCCGCGCGATGGCAATGATCTGCCGCAGGTTCAACCTGCCGATTACGTCCGGCTCGCCAGTGCGCGCGCCGCCCGACCCGAAATGACCGCGAACCTCAGCGGAAACGACAATGCGCGGCTGGCTTACATGCTGCTCGCCGCGATGGGAGCCTGA